A genomic window from Ascaphus truei isolate aAscTru1 chromosome 1, aAscTru1.hap1, whole genome shotgun sequence includes:
- the LOC142495304 gene encoding protein NYNRIN-like, translated as MAAVGQTAVCGKVTLTVAEVPMDFLVDSGASTSVISKKLLPPTVELSDDWMTSMGVEGKPQNSRLTVPVPLGPFSEVAARFLVSNTCPLNLLGSDILQRLRANISYDEYGMQLTLHRPDGEDTPADICVLKALPLMFLQEQSNPDTGFPSHIEDHVPSSLWSVGPEDVGLLPVPPVVVQMKSGVPYPRIPQYPLKAAQEASLKIQIHAYLEKGVLRYCTSPCNTPLFPVKKKSVKGQPDKYRLVQDLRAVNAATILETPVVPNPNTLLSGVPPEASLFTVIDLANAFFSVPLHEDSQFLFSFTFQGAQLTWTRIPQGAQNSPNQFSQALKLSLSPWVLAHPEATLLQYVDDLLLCGPIDGQQMELLSISLLQHLSSIQCKVSKSKLQWCLPKVVFLGHCISQGIRHLTDERKQAIVSVSYPSTISQLQSFLGLITYCRQWIPDASRLMQPLYDALKTGPKEDDVADPVAYQLYQRCFNLLKEAISSAPALGLPDYTKPFNLYVSEQEGHASGVLTQSHREKQRPVGYYSCRLDPVARTSPSCLKAAHSAQVLLDKVADITLGHDVVIQAPHDLAAVLSLTLPRHLSHQRHLRLQCSLLLPSYVSFQRCTTINPATLLPHIPKGGEEPLEEPNPPPSTMSPHDCLLTLQQDTSEPQNMSTTAIPGADLELWTDGSRYADDSGRFHTGFAVTTEKEILYAEALPPSRSAQEAELIALQTALEMAEGKRVNIRTDSRYAFGIAHDFGTIWRNRGFITSSGTPVKHATLIQGLMHAMGLPIQVAVLKVKAHGKVDNTETRGNQLADQAAKQAALGSVSERWLAMEDMEVAMVSTRAQEKKQREETEAQIKAEEFPEINTARPPVVKLQQEQAKVLSEEKKQWRKDGATVEKKTGLWKKDNVYCLPRRMYPAVATWAHGATHRGKNQALAYVRKFYHAPGISTTLAAYNRACQVCQTCNPSSTQTVPTQHLAKPDYPWQRIQVDHIHMPPAGGYEYVLVVVDLFSGWPEAYPVKNMTARVTAKKMLIEIACRFGIPEVIESDQGPAFTASIFGELWFMLGSHQGLHTPYHPQSSGKVERMNGTLKTKLLKMSQDHPLPWPDLLPIALYHVRHTPQAKHGLTPYEVLFGSPPRIPEIDSQELQKGQDKVVQFVISLAQELSNSRSVVSASLPESTGDTVHPFLPGDSVYLKKHVRPDCLEPRFEGPYRVLLITPTAVKLEGKGPWIHASHCKKSSVEAP; from the coding sequence atggcagcagtggggcaaACTGCTGTTTGTGGGAAAGTCACTCTCACAGTAGCAGAGGTCCCTATGGATTTCCTGGTGGACTCAGGGGCGTCCACGTCTGTTATATCCAAAAAATTGCTCCCCCCCACTGTAGAACTTTCCGATGATTGGATGACATCAATGGGGGTAGAGGGAAAACCGCAAAACAGCCGCCTTACTGTTCCTGTACCTCTCGGACCGTTCTCAGAAGTCGCTGCTAGATTTCTGGTCTCGAACACCTGTCCCCTAAATTTACTGGGATCCGATATTTTACAAAGATTAAGGGCCAATATCTCCTACGATGAGTACGGTATGCAACTAACTCTACACCGTCCCGATGGTGAGGACACACCGGCGGATATCTGTGTTCTCAAAGCTCTACCATTGATGTTCCTACAAGAACAATCAAACCCTGACACTGGCTTCCCGAGCCATATTGAAGATCACGTTCCTTCAAGTTTATGGTCTGTGGGACCTGAGGATGTGGGGCTTCTTCCCGTTCCCCCAGTGGTTGTACAGATGAAATCTGGAGTTCCTTACCCAAGAATCCCGCAATACCCTCTCAAAGCTGCACAGGAAGCCAGTTTGAAGATACAAATTCATGCATATTTGGAGAAAGGGGTGCTCAGGTATTGCACTTCACCTTGCAATACTCCTCTGTTTCCTGTCAAGAAGAAAAGTGTCAAAGGCCAACCTGATAAATATCGATTGGTACAAGATCTGCGTGCTGTCAATGCAGCAACCATATTGGAAACCCCTGTTGTCCCCAATCCGAATACTCTCCTCAGCGGAGTCCCTCCAGAGGCCAGTCTCTTCACAGTAATAGATCTGGCCAATGCTTTTTTCAGTGTTCCCCTTCATGAGGACTcccaatttttattttcttttactttCCAAGGAGCTCAACTAACATGGACAAGAATACCCCAAGGAGCCCAGAACAGCCCTAACCAGTTTTCCCAGGCTTTGAAGCTCTCTCTTTCACCATGGGTGTTAGCTCACCCTGAAGCTACGCTACTCCAGTATGTTGATGACCTTCTACTATGTGGCCCGATTGACGGCCAACAGATGGAAttactctctatctctctgctgcAACATCTGTCCTCTATCCAATGCAAAGTCTCCAAATCGAAACTCCAATGGTGTCTCCCTAAAGTTGTTTTTCTGGGACATTGTATATCACAAGGAATCCGACATCTGACAGATGAAAGAAAACAAGCTATTGTATCTGTCTCCTATCCATCCACGATCAGCCAACTACAGTCATTTCTTGGACTTATCACATACTGTAGACAATGGATACCTGACGCCTCCAGGCTTATGCAACCGTTGTATGATGCGCTGAAAACTGGCCCCAAGGAAGACGATGTGGCCGACCCAGTTGCCTATCAATTATATCAACGCTGTTTCAATCTTCTGAAGGAAGCCATTTCAAGTGCACCAGCACTGGGCCTTCCAGATTATACCAAGCCATTCAATCTATATGTGTCCGAGCAGGAAGGCCATGCTTCTGGAGTTCTTACACAATCCCATCGGGAAAAACAGCGCCCTGTCGGTTACTACTCCTGCAGGCTGGATCCGGTCGCACGTACTTCTCCGAGTTGTCTCAAAGCCGCCCATTCCGCCCAAGTACTGCTGGATAAAGTGGCGGACATCACTCTCGGACATGATGTTGTTATACAAGCTCCACATGACTTGGCTGCTGTTCTCTCGCTGACATTACCTCGACATCTCTCGCATCAACGCCATTTGAGACTTCAGTGCTCATTGCTTCTTCCGTCTTACGTTTCTTTTCAACGATGTACCACTATCAACCCGGCAACTCTTCTGCCACATATCCCAAAGGGGGGAGAGGAACCACTGGAAGAAccgaacccccccccctcaacgaTGTCCCCCCATGACTGTTTACTCACTTTACAGCAAGACACGTCAGAACCACAGAATATGTCTACTACTGCGATTCCAGGCGCTGACCTAGAACTCTGGACAGATGGCTCAAGGTATGCCGATGATAGCGGCAGATTTCATACCGGTTTCGCCGTCACCACGGAGAAAGAGATTCTCTACGCTGAAGCATTGCCACCAAGCAGGTCAGCCCAAGAAGCGGAATTGATTGCGTTACAAACAGCATTGGAGATGGCAGAAGGAAAAAGGGTGAATATAAGAACAGACTCACGATATGCTTTTGGCATTGCCCATGATTTTGGTACCATCTGGAGAAATAGAGGATTCATAACCTCCTCAGGAACACCGGTGAAGCATGCCACCCTTATCCAAGGACTTATGCATGCTATGGGGCTACCTATCCAGGTAGCGGTTCTCAAGGTCAAGGCAcatggaaaagtggacaacacgGAAACAAGAGGAAATCAATTAGCTGACCaagccgccaaacaagctgccttgGGATCTGTGTCAGAGAGATGGCTAGCCATGGAAGACATGGAAGTAGCAATGGTAAGCACGCGGGCACAAGAAAAGAAACAACGGGAGGAAACAGAGGCACAAATCAAGGCTGAAGAGTTTCCCGAAATTAATACAGCACGACCTCCAGTTGTTAAACTACAACAGGAACAGGCAAAAGTATTATCAGAAGAAAAGAAGCAGTGGAGGAAAGATGGGGCGACCGTGGAAAAGAAAACTGGTCTGTGGAAAAAGGATAATGTATACTGTCTTCCAAGAAGAATGTATCCAGCTGTAGCAACATGGGCACATGGGGCCACACACCGAGGAAAGAATCAAGCCCTAGCATATGTGAGAAAATTCTACCATGCTCCTGGAATCAGTACCACATTGGCCGCATACAACCGAGCCTGTCAGGTTTGTCAGACCTGTAATCCCAGCAGCACACAGACCGTACCCACCCAGCATTTAGCCAAGCCCGACTACCCATGGCAGAGAATCCAAGTGGACCATATTCACATGCCCCCGGCCGGGGGATACGAGTATGTATTGGTAGTAGTGGATTTGTTTTCAGGATGGCCCGAAGCTTACCCAGTCAAGAACATGACGGCAAGGGTGACAGCGAAGAAAATGCTTATCGAAATAGCATGCAGGTTTGGTATACCTGAAGTGATCGAAAGTGACCAAGGACCGGCGTTCACAGCCTCTATTTTTGGGGAACTATGGTTTATGTTGGGATCTCATCAAGGACTCCACACTCCCTATCACCCACAAAGTTCGGGAAAGGTGGAAAGGATGAACGGCACACTGAAGACCAAACTACTTAAGATGAGTCAAGATCACCCCCTCCCTTGGCCAGATCTATTGCCTATAGCGTTATATCATGTCAGACACACGCCCCAGGCCAAGCATGGGCTTACCCCATATGAAGTCCTATTTGGGTCCCCTCCCCGGATACCAGAGATAGATAGTCAGGAATTACAAAAGGGTCAAGATAAAGTAGTACAATTTGTAATttcacttgctcaagaattgtctAACTCTCGTTCTGTAGTGTCTGCTTCTCTTCCAGAGTCCACAGGAGACACGGTACACCCCTTTCTACCTGGGGATAGCGTGTATCTGAAGAAACACGTGAGACCCGATTGTTTGGAGCCCAGATTTGAAGGTCCATATCGAGTTCTGCTGATCACACCTACAGCAGTGAAGCTTGAAGGGAAGGGACCGTGGATACACGCCTCTCACTGCAAGAAGTCTTCCGTTGAAGCTCCATAA